A region from the Kineothrix sp. IPX-CK genome encodes:
- the rfbD gene encoding dTDP-4-dehydrorhamnose reductase, giving the protein MKKIIVTGCNGQLGIAINKQYEGNTEIELINTDVAQLDITNIDEVMKLVKEVKPYAIINCAAYTNVNSCETDADNAYRINAIGPRNLSVAATEAGAKLVQISTDYVFSGKADKPYTEFDLTGPQGVYGASKLAGENFVKEFAKDYFIIRTAWLYGEGKNFVKTMLQLSEKTDKVTVVGDQFGTPTSAEELAKAICYLVPSENYGLFHGTCEGYCHWADFAKEIFRLAGKKTVVEEITTGEYQTANPASAPRPAYSILENYMLRLTSDFQFADWHDAIGRYLKSL; this is encoded by the coding sequence ATGAAAAAAATAATAGTTACCGGCTGCAACGGACAATTAGGAATTGCCATCAATAAGCAATATGAAGGAAATACGGAAATAGAACTTATCAATACGGACGTTGCACAGCTCGATATAACGAATATAGATGAAGTGATGAAACTGGTAAAAGAGGTCAAGCCTTATGCGATTATCAACTGTGCGGCGTATACTAACGTAAATTCCTGTGAGACAGACGCAGATAACGCGTATCGGATTAATGCTATCGGTCCGCGCAACCTGAGCGTTGCAGCGACGGAAGCAGGAGCGAAGCTTGTTCAGATATCCACGGATTATGTTTTCTCAGGAAAAGCAGACAAGCCCTACACTGAGTTCGATCTTACGGGACCACAAGGAGTGTACGGTGCTTCTAAGCTGGCGGGAGAGAATTTTGTAAAGGAATTCGCAAAGGATTACTTCATCATCCGTACTGCGTGGCTATATGGCGAAGGTAAGAATTTCGTGAAGACCATGCTGCAATTATCGGAGAAGACCGATAAGGTTACGGTAGTAGGCGATCAGTTCGGTACTCCCACAAGCGCAGAGGAATTGGCAAAAGCGATTTGTTATCTGGTTCCCAGCGAAAATTACGGGCTGTTCCACGGAACCTGTGAGGGTTATTGCCATTGGGCTGATTTCGCAAAAGAAATATTCAGGCTTGCGGGCAAGAAAACTGTAGTGGAGGAAATTACAACAGGGGAATATCAGACGGCGAATCCGGCCTCTGCACCGAGGCCGGCTTATTCCATTCTGGAGAATTATATGCTCAGGCTTACGTCTGATTTTCAGTTTGCGGACTGGCATGATGCGATTGGAAGGTATTTGAAAAGCCTTTAA